CGTGCGTCCTGGATATAAATCCACATGTTAGCAATTCGCAAGTCGTCATTTTCAACATGATGCTGACTCGCATATTGGAAATACTTGGCCGACGTGTTACGAAATCGAAGCTCTTTAATGGCATCTGTTACATGAATGATTCTCTTGCCATCGCCTGTGTAAATGGGAGTTTCAAGCGCGGCGAGCGCGGCGGACATCTTCCACAAACGTGCTTCCAGAGACAGCTTGCCCGGTTTGTCGTCGATAGATATGCCACTCCCCGCACTTTGATAATCCAGGTCCCCCGAAAAGGCCGAGGCATAGGCCAGGGCCCGCTGACACGCGAGGCTCGCCCTACCTTTTCGTTCGGACGTTTCCTCTAGTCGTTCGAGGTCTTGGAACACTGCCGCCGCAGAGTAGAAATCCATCCGCTCGAAAGCCGACTCGCCCCAGAGTTCTAAAAGAAATCGCTGGAGAACCAATTTTGCACTCTGGGAGCCTGCGATTTTACCCGCTAATTTCTCCGGAAACATCCGATCAAAGTCATCACTCAGTAGCCACCGCACCCAGAAAATAATCTGTCCGGCCGGCGCCTGATACCGCAGGCTATCCGCAGATTGACGCCAGGCATCAAGAAGAAACTCGTATCGGGCTTGGAGAACTGCGGCCAATTGCTTCGAGAGGTCTTCCGTGTTCGCAAAAAAATCTTTCCATAACATTCCACCAACGTCGTCGCCGTAGTTAGGATTTTTCCTCAAGGTCCAATCGTCCTTGACCAAGGCTTGTTGTGCTGCACCGCAATCGACCCCAACCAGAACGCATGTCTTTGATAGGTATCGAATACTGGATACGCGATGATATACATACTCAAAAAACGCGGCTGCATCCTTGCTCGCGAGATAGGTTTCAAAGTAAGTCGTGGCAATACAGTCATGCTCCGTAAACGCGCGGAATGTCTGGCGAACGGCCTCACCAAACTTATTCTTACGCGCAAGCTCCCCGCTAGGATGGTCATCGTTTGGCTCGTTGCGGACAACTTCGTCCATCCGGACCTGTGAAGTGTGGTTTGTGAAATGACTGTAAATGGCATTCCTTCTGGATCGATTCATCCACAGCCCGTCACCTTCGACATGGAATAATAGACGGTTTTCTATGCAGCAGGCATCGATCACATCCTTGCAACGGTTTGCATCATCTACGAACGCCTGCCTGATCTCGACAAGGTTGCGGGTTCGTCGAAAGCATGAGAGGCGAAATACTGCTTGATCTCTGTTCGGATTCGATCCGATATCGTCTAATAAATCCTTAACTGTAACTGTTGAATTGGTAGTAAGATCGATCCATGCTTTGTCACTTTTCAATTTCTCGATCAGCCCCTGATCCAGACATGGAGGGCAGATTAGTCCAGGAGCGTGTCGCGGGTGGGGTGTGTCGATACTGATAACGACACGTGATCCATGAAACTTGGCCCGATGAGAAGCAAGTCGCTTAAAAAAAGCCATCACGTCCTTCAGATGAGTTCCCATGTAAACGCGGGTCTTTTCGACATCCCCGTGGTGGGCCGTGGGAGGCCAAGTCAAAGTTTCCAGGCCATCGAATGCTAGTAAGAAGTGCGCACGCTGTAGAATACGTAACACTCGCTGCACGGCCCTATCGACAACCTCATCTGATAACGGATTTCGATCAATGTCGAGATTGCAGCAGCTACCATCTTGATTCGGCTTAACTGAATCCTGGCCCATTGCAAAGGGAGTCGTCGCAGTGTCATAGCGCTTCGCCTGGTCAACAATCATGACGATGACGTCTGCGAGTGAGTAACACGCCTCCAAATCCACCCAGATTACATGATGGATCCCGCTGTGTACTCTGAGAAACTCGGCCAGATGTTGAGAGGCGGTCGCTTCCGCCGGAAAACAACCAACAACATGGGTCGCGGCTGGATCAAAGCCATTAATGACAGCAAACGGCTGATCTTTGATTTGATCCAGGACTTTTTTTCTCACTTTCAAGCCAGTTTCGCCCGAATCGAACCCAAAAGGGCGTTCGCTATGGGTGAGGTACGGGACACGGCTGGCCGGGTAACGCCCAGCCATTCGTCCGTAAAGCGCTTTCAGGAAGTACCCTGGATTGAGGGCGCGGCAAGCTGATACGGAGGAACCAATCCCATCTTCTCTAAAAAAATCAGGAGCTTCCTTGTCAAAATGAATCCACGCGACAGTTTTTAATTCTTCCTGTTTTTTTTGGTTTGCAAAGTGCTCCACGACTGATCGAACACGCCTATCGGCGCCGCTACAACCGAGAACGACGAGCAAAGGTGGCATCGACCCTCGCCCCTGCAAACACTGCTGCAGGCGTTTCAAGTAGTCACGGGTGAGTGGTTCTTCGAGCCGATAATCGAGCAATAGACGGTGTGTATCTCCGTGCAATTTGAGAACTGCCGTCGTATTTCGGGTCAAGAGTTCACCTGGAAATTGCATTCCCTCTTCTAAAGCGAAGACACGATGCGGAATGTCCTGTTGGCGCAAGGCGATTTCAAAATATTGATCAAAATTAAAAGTTAATAATATCGTCCAAACGTTTAGCCGCGTCAGAAATGCGGCATATTGATGCGCCAGAGCGGGCGGGCGGTCAATGTGGAGACGACTGAATAATGCATCCGCAAGATCCGCATCGTGGTCAGTAAAATGCGAGATTGTATCTCGCCAATCTTCTAAATACCAATTGATGTCGTAATTAAAATCGTATTGAGGCTCGTTGGGCTTGTTCTGTTTGTATACGTCCAGGCATAGCTTCAGTCGATTCGCTTGATAACGATGGCGCGAACTCGCAATTATACGTTCCTTTGCCTTATTGATACGGTCCTCAACCACGTCGTATTCCGACAGAGTGGCGGCTATTTCGGCATGAATATCAAAGCGCCCCGGCCACCCGAAAATATGCAGAAACGTACTAGGCGTCCGCTTAAAGAGATCGAGTTTTTTGTGGAGAAACTTTATAAATAGAGAGTTTCTCAATCTTGAGTCCGTCAGAATGTCACTGGCACCCATAAGCAAATATTTGTCAAGATAACAACGGAATTTGTACAAATATCGCTGGATTCCGGTAACGACAGGCATCCCTGCATCATAGGAGCAACCTGCACCAAACAGAGGTACGATAGTGCGACCATTGTGCCAAGCTGTGATTATCAAGTCCATGACCTCATCGTAATTCTTCCTTTCATCACTCATTGCTTGCTCCTAAATCGAATGACCTACGGATAGATTGGGTATAAGTCAGCTAGCCGATCAGCTGAGCTTGCTTTTTTTTTCTTTGGCGGCAGACGTAACGGATAGAGACAGTGTTCAAGTGCATTCGATCGCTCTGTAGGTCGTGCCAAAACTGCCGACTCTTGGATCAGTTACAGATACCTTCCGTAATCGCGGTCGCCAACCCGACTCGCTTCGTCTGACCACAGCACTCTTGCGATCGTTCGGTCGGCCCATACCTTTTTAATGAGTTGCGCTTTTACGTGGCGTTTATCCTTAAAAAGATCCGCTCAACCGCATTGCGCAGCTCATGTAACTGGCACAACTAGGAAGTCAGTCCAACCTTCCGGTAGCTGCCTCAGATCACTCGGCGGCGAGTTGTATAATAAGTATTTTACGCCAACGATTGTGGCGGGGCGAGTCGATTTCCGGACACGAAGTAGAAAGAGTTTGTGCTCCAGAGCGCGGAAACTCGTTGTGCTGGGATTGCCCTATCTTGTAGTTTATCAAGCCGGACGGACTGGATCGAAATCCTCCGGGTGCTGCACACCTCCCTGAATTTTCCCGTCTCTCGTGTCACACGCCGCTGATTAATCTGATTCGTCGTTTGCGACCGCGGCGGAGAATAGGGGGCAAAAGGGCTGGAATCGCACCTATCCTCGTTCTTGGTCCTTGCCACCTTTTCGCTCAATGAGTCGCTTGAGCCCTTCTTGCATCTGTTCCAGGGCATCCTCATCTCGGAGAGCGGACGTGAACTTCGTCCTGGCGGCCAGACGATCGCCGAGAGTCGGGTCTTGGAACGGGGAGGAAAGCTCACCCAGGATCGGGGAGTAACAGGACAAGACGACATTTTTCACGTCGTCGGTATAGGTCCCGTCGATTTTCACCAAACCGGCACGCATCAGATCGATGATGATCTTGCGGTCTAACGGGTCGATCGGGATGGCTTTACTACAAGCCCGGTGCAGAACGGTTAGACATTTTTCGCCGTAGGCAAACGCCCCTCCCGACGACATGGCGAGTACCTTTTGCACCCCCAGCATGATTTCCGCCGCGGCCGCGAACGAGACGTCCGCTCCGTTCTTCAGCTTGACACGATCGCTCATAATAGCCAAAAAGGCCGTTTCTAAATCGGCTATTATTATACTATTAATACTATATTCAGACAATTTCTATTTGACGTCGGAGCTGTTCGCGTCTCTTTTCCGCCCGCTGATAACCACATTGTCGGATCAGCCGCGCCGCGATGTCCCAATGGACCGATGCCGCCGAACGCGGACCGACTGCCAGGTTCAACGCGACCAATTCGAGGTGACATTCGATCTCGCACAAACGATGCTTTCGCTTCTCGGACAAATTCAGCGCCGTCTCGGTATCTTTATGGGCCGTCTCCGTTTGCCCCCGGACTTGGTCCAAGCGGGCGCGTCCGAGCAGTCCGCGAATGGCCAGATCAGTGACTGCCGACTGAACAAGCTCTTCGGCCGAGGATTCGATGAGCGGGATGGCACGGGGGAGGTCACCGGCGAGGAGAAAAAACCGCCCGAGCGTGAGCCGGGCGAGGGACCGGCCCGGCCCGGGGTAGTGGATACCCTCGACACCGTTTTCGATCCGATCACGCGCGAGCGATTCCCCGAGGAATTCGTGCCGGTCTACGAGATAGATGCAGTAATGCGCCTCGTTTAACGCTTCGATGCCGGGGTATCCCGCCCGCCCCACTTGCTTCAATAGACGGTGCATGAAATCGAAGGCTTTGCCGCTCTCGTCCCACCGGCCGGCGGCATGAAACACGCGGGCCGAAACACCGAGGGCCAAAATCCGAACCGTTGGGAGATGGGGGAGATGCTCTTCCACCAGTCGGAGACACTTTTCGCTGCTCCGGATCGCTTCGCGCAAGCTGCCGGCGATCAGGTGGTGCATCGCCAAATACCCGGACGCAAAGCCCGCTCCCACATAGTCGCCCACCTCGGCGAACAAAGCCGCCGCCTGGGTGTTTCGCAGAATGGCTTCCGTGGGCATCCCGGCCGCTTGCGCGACGACGCCGGCCCAATGATGAAGTCGGGCCAGATCCTGCGCGGGAAAGGTGTTCATGATGCCGGAATGCGGATCTTTGCCGAGGGCGTTCGGGAAGAATAACCGCATCATTTGCTCGTCGTCCCGGCCGAGCCCGATTCCGTGGGGTTGGAAGCCGACCCATCCCTGCCAAAACTTGCCCCAGATAATGTCACGGAACGCGGCCAACTGCTCTCCGGCGGAACAGGCGTGCCAGACCGCGCGACGTAACGGCTCGAACTCGCGTTCGATCGAGGGAATTTCTTCCCCGCCGCGATAAAAGTGGAAGAGGCGGCGGCTCCCTTCCTGCCAAGTGTCGGCTCGCTCGAATAAGACTCGCCGATAGTAATTGCGGGCGATCGGGTGGTAAAAATCGATCGTCTCCTCGGCTTGCGTACCGGGACTGTGGGTCGTGACCAGACGACATTCTTGGAGCGTATGGAGCAACTCGTCCCACCAGGATTGTGGCCGATCGGTAAAGGCTTCCGTCAGGTCCGGAAGGGCCGGTTTCTCAATCAGGGAGAAGATCTCCGGCCAGTGGGCGGGGCCGTTGAAGAACGCCAGGAGGCAGAGAAACGCCCGGGCCTCCGCGGGTAGGCACTTGTCGTAGGACGAAAAGAGCCGATCGATTTTGTAGTCGGTGGTATTGCCGGTGATTTCGCTGCGTTTCTCGATGTCACCGCGGTACTGGCGAACGAGTTGGGTCGCAAGCCAGGTCAGGCTTAAAGGATGATTCTTCCACTCAGTCACGGCCGCGAAGAGTTCTGCGTCCTCCCCCCGAACACCAAGCCCCCTTAATAGCTCGACTCCCACCCGATCGGGAAGGGGCTGAAGATCCAAATACCGGACGGTTTTGCCGCACCAGAGGTCGAGGTCCGTCACCGGCACCCGCGTCGTAATGACGCAGAGAAACGGGGTGGTGGCGGGTAAGGCTAACGTGGCCAAAAACTCGCGAAGTCCTTCGTCCTCAATGTGTCCCGGCCGCTCGTGGCCGAGCGGTTTCTGAAGCGTTTCGAGCCCGTCCAAGAGGAGTAACGACCGCTTTCCGCGGAACAACCCGGCTAAATGCCGGCCGCGGGCGAAGGCGGACCGATCGAAAGGAATTGGTTCTTCAAACCACTCCTCGGTAGCAGTCCGGATGAAATCTGTCGCCGCGGCCGACGGGCATTCGATCCCCTGATTGTTGAAAGACCAGTAATAAATTCCGCGAGCCCCTCCGTAACCCAACGAAGTGAGCTCGGCTAGCCAATTACAGTAGTTCAAAATCCCCGTGAGTGAAACCCTTTATTCTTTAAACAGTTATGTTCGCGTATCAGAAAGCGTTTCGTTGTCGTTATTTCCTTGAGCAAGTACGGCCAACATCCACCTGAACTGGAATCGTTTCGATGCCGCTTGCACTCGCGGGTGCCTGTCCTCCCCGAACCAGAGCGCCTGAAACCACACCCAAAGGTTTCGCAGCAACAGGGCCAGACCCACGAAGAACGATCGCAGGATCGGGTTCCGGGTACTGGTCCGGATTCGCGCCTGACCGAGTTGCCGATAGCTGCTTTCGATCCCGAACCGTGTGCGATACGCGTCACGCACGTCCCTCGGTGCACCCGACACACGCCAGCTGGCGAATACCAACGTCTTGGCCCGCCGCTTGTTCGTCCGGTGGTGGCGGTAGCTCTTGTAACTCACACAGACCCTCACGGTCACCTCCTCACCCTTGTGACGGTGCGTGTGACGATACCAGCCGGCGGGCTTGCGCCGGAACATCCGCCATCCCGTGGACTTCTTCCCGCGACGCGGCTTCCGCCCGCGCATCACCACGGGCATCAGGAAGGGACAGTTGCGCTCCTGGAGAAACTGCATCACGGCGACGCTGAAAAACCCCCGATCCAGAAGCAGTTTGCGAATCCTCACGCCGCTGTTCCCGACCTCGGTCAGGAGTCGTTGCAGAACCTCGACCGTCGAGTCTTCCGCCCGGACCCACGTGTACGCCAGGGTATACCTGTGCCCATGATGAATCAGACAGGCGGTGGCGTAGGTAAAAAACGTGGTCGTCCCCGAGCGTGGCTTGTTGCCCCGGACGTGATTCTTGGGACCGTGTCCGTGATACGGAATTTCGTGGTAATCGATCGCCAGATCCCGAGACCGGCGGCGCGTGTTCGGCGGCAGCGGTTCGCGCAAGGCGTGGTTCAGCTTGGCTTCGAGCGGCTTGCGCTGTTTGGGCAGACGCGACTTCAATTCGCTGCGCGCCGTCTGATCGGAGATCGTACCCAGACGAAGGCAGGCCCCGAACAACGAGATGATGTTGGCCGCAGCCGTCAACACGACCTGGAGCAGAACCGGCGCAGAACATTTGCGCGAACTCGATGGTCTGAAGATCGGAGAGATCAGTTCCGCAGCCCGATCTTGAATTTGCCGGGAACACAGTTTAGGCTTCTTGGCAGAACGCATGTTTCGCCACTCCATGGCTAGGTCGTGCTAACCCACTATGGAGCCGAAACATGCGTTTTTTTCAAGACCACCTCCAATTTTGAACTACTGAATTAGAGATTAAGGTCGATTTCCCGTCGCCACCGGCGGCATGAACGACCAGGATATTGATCCGCCGGTCGCCCCAGGCGGTATTCAGCGCACGAAGTTCTTCCTCGCGGCCGAGACACCGGGAATCACTGGTCGGGGTGTCGCCATAAAAGGGGACGCTCTGGCTGGTGTCAGGTTGGAGGTCTGACTGGGAGAGGCCGAGTGCGTTCGCCAGATCTCGCAAGGTTTGCGGGGCGGCTTTGTGGGCTCCGGTCGATTTTTCGATTTGCTGGATCGTCCTGCGAGCGACTCGCGACTTGGCTTCTAGTTCCGCCTGGGACCAACCTTTTTGCTCGCGATATTCCTTGAGGAGACGACCCCAGATCACGACGAGCGGACGGCTCATTTTTCGTCTCCATTATGCGCCTTTAAGTGGATCGACAATGCGCCTTTATCTAACGTACCATCTCTAAGAGCAGCCAAGGGATTAGCGGTCAGATCGGGACGGATAACCCACCTTTGAAAATACGCTCTGTCGGAACGCCCGCAAGTCGCCGGTTGCCGTGATGCGCCGTCGATGCGCCGGCTCACGCCCGTTCATTCCCAACCGCTGACACGATCGCCCTGACATTCGTGACTCTGAAAGCCGGTTCGCCGGCGTGTGTTTTCACCGGAAATCGAGGTGGCCTATGGCGTTACGCGAGCAAATTGAAGCCGCGCATCGAATCGGAAAGATTTTGACGGGGGTTCCGCTCCCGGCCAGTTGGCTGATGATCGGTCGCCGGACTTCCCTCGGCGACGATAAATGCCGCCGGCTCATCGAGCGGTGGGAAGAAGGTGTGGAAGCCAAGCTAGTCGAATTGCGGGACGGCCGGTTGACGCTCTCCGCGACCGGCTGCCGATTCCAAAAACTGATCGAGGGACTGATCGCCCTGAAGACGCAATCCGCCGCCGGGCCGCAAGAGCCCTTGAACATCGAAGCCGCCCCGGAGCTTGCGGAATGGCTGCTGCCTCGGGTTTTTCCCGCGATGTTCGAGACCTATGGCGAATACGTCCGGACACAAATTCGGCCGTTCGACCCGGCCCGCGTCCGGTCCAACATTCGCGCCGGCCTGACCGATTTGGCGATCGGCTTCGCCTCGGAAGAGACCGAATCGCCGGCCGACGAGGTACTCGAAACGTCCCGGCACTGGCTCCTGATCTTCCCCGATTCGTTCGGCACCCGCCCCGAAGGGGCTTTGCTCGCAGCCTCCGACCGCGTTTTTGTCGCGCGTGGAAACACGCCCCAAATCGCTCTTGAGGCACTGAGCGCCGTTCCGGAATCCGCCTGGACGGAATGCGGTACGTTCGCGGCCGTCCGTGCCTGTGTAAGTGCCGGTCTCGGTGCGGGGTTGGTCCCGGCCATCGGGGTCGAAGCGAAAGAATATGGTGAGATGCCCCTCACGAATGTGGCCCCCGTCGGTGTGGCAATCTACCGCCCGCGAAATCTCGCCGGCCTGAGCGATCCAGCACGAACTTTTCTCACCGCGATTCGCGACGTCTTTGCGGTGACAAACCCGCCAGTTACGACGGGCGAAATGGTTTCTACCCACGCCGAAACCAACGGAGAACTCGCGTGACCATCAACACGATCAAAGCCTGGAACCTTTTAAAGCCGCTGCTCTACTTCTCGGAGCAAGATCCGTTCACGATCGGCGACTCCTGTGAGGGGGCGTTCGTGTTCGGACAAACGGGGTCGGGTAAATCCTCCGGCATCGGCCAGAGTCTCGCCATCGCCATGCTCCGCGCGGGCTATGGAGGCTTGGTTCTGTCCGCCAAACCCGGGGAAGCCGAGACCTGGATGAAATACGCCCGCCTCACGGGACGGGAACGGGATCTGGTCATTGTGAGCCCGGAGAACCGGCACCGATTCAACATGCTCGACTTCCTGTACAAGTCGGGCGGACGGGGGGCGGGCCTCACCGATAACGTCGTTGCCATCATCCTCGAAATGCTGCGAGTGAAAGACCAATCGCGGGGAAGTGGAGGG
This is a stretch of genomic DNA from Fimbriiglobus ruber. It encodes these proteins:
- a CDS encoding SIR2 family protein; protein product: MSDERKNYDEVMDLIITAWHNGRTIVPLFGAGCSYDAGMPVVTGIQRYLYKFRCYLDKYLLMGASDILTDSRLRNSLFIKFLHKKLDLFKRTPSTFLHIFGWPGRFDIHAEIAATLSEYDVVEDRINKAKERIIASSRHRYQANRLKLCLDVYKQNKPNEPQYDFNYDINWYLEDWRDTISHFTDHDADLADALFSRLHIDRPPALAHQYAAFLTRLNVWTILLTFNFDQYFEIALRQQDIPHRVFALEEGMQFPGELLTRNTTAVLKLHGDTHRLLLDYRLEEPLTRDYLKRLQQCLQGRGSMPPLLVVLGCSGADRRVRSVVEHFANQKKQEELKTVAWIHFDKEAPDFFREDGIGSSVSACRALNPGYFLKALYGRMAGRYPASRVPYLTHSERPFGFDSGETGLKVRKKVLDQIKDQPFAVINGFDPAATHVVGCFPAEATASQHLAEFLRVHSGIHHVIWVDLEACYSLADVIVMIVDQAKRYDTATTPFAMGQDSVKPNQDGSCCNLDIDRNPLSDEVVDRAVQRVLRILQRAHFLLAFDGLETLTWPPTAHHGDVEKTRVYMGTHLKDVMAFFKRLASHRAKFHGSRVVISIDTPHPRHAPGLICPPCLDQGLIEKLKSDKAWIDLTTNSTVTVKDLLDDIGSNPNRDQAVFRLSCFRRTRNLVEIRQAFVDDANRCKDVIDACCIENRLLFHVEGDGLWMNRSRRNAIYSHFTNHTSQVRMDEVVRNEPNDDHPSGELARKNKFGEAVRQTFRAFTEHDCIATTYFETYLASKDAAAFFEYVYHRVSSIRYLSKTCVLVGVDCGAAQQALVKDDWTLRKNPNYGDDVGGMLWKDFFANTEDLSKQLAAVLQARYEFLLDAWRQSADSLRYQAPAGQIIFWVRWLLSDDFDRMFPEKLAGKIAGSQSAKLVLQRFLLELWGESAFERMDFYSAAAVFQDLERLEETSERKGRASLACQRALAYASAFSGDLDYQSAGSGISIDDKPGKLSLEARLWKMSAALAALETPIYTGDGKRIIHVTDAIKELRFRNTSAKYFQYASQHHVENDDLRIANMWIYIQDARLSAMQTSLGDSDNWQEIYKKIDLARALASDSAAHRQGIVELFAGVIVRQHIERLIFVTAPLPNLHFAIVKVRSLRSILDRARAHLRRGRRNTRWWRLYYRLEIRWALWEIIAIRWQIHLSNTESADRQRETLGLTPALAKLHETVRIAAAAIRSRLDLDLNHCANSYLQFHEQFPSLEQWWLAIRDVSILTSQEIACAFGDQIKFDLVDVQTVACEVFDSISKLCGVPVPGNRVPSRPLQSDLSMNLSWSDDRLYNIIQPLIVPYDIITGTTTTSYFSLVDPG
- a CDS encoding transposase; this encodes MRSAKKPKLCSRQIQDRAAELISPIFRPSSSRKCSAPVLLQVVLTAAANIISLFGACLRLGTISDQTARSELKSRLPKQRKPLEAKLNHALREPLPPNTRRRSRDLAIDYHEIPYHGHGPKNHVRGNKPRSGTTTFFTYATACLIHHGHRYTLAYTWVRAEDSTVEVLQRLLTEVGNSGVRIRKLLLDRGFFSVAVMQFLQERNCPFLMPVVMRGRKPRRGKKSTGWRMFRRKPAGWYRHTHRHKGEEVTVRVCVSYKSYRHHRTNKRRAKTLVFASWRVSGAPRDVRDAYRTRFGIESSYRQLGQARIRTSTRNPILRSFFVGLALLLRNLWVWFQALWFGEDRHPRVQAASKRFQFRWMLAVLAQGNNDNETLSDTRT
- a CDS encoding helix-turn-helix domain-containing protein, whose protein sequence is MSRPLVVIWGRLLKEYREQKGWSQAELEAKSRVARRTIQQIEKSTGAHKAAPQTLRDLANALGLSQSDLQPDTSQSVPFYGDTPTSDSRCLGREEELRALNTAWGDRRINILVVHAAGGDGKSTLISNSVVQNWRWS
- a CDS encoding LysR substrate-binding domain-containing protein — its product is MALREQIEAAHRIGKILTGVPLPASWLMIGRRTSLGDDKCRRLIERWEEGVEAKLVELRDGRLTLSATGCRFQKLIEGLIALKTQSAAGPQEPLNIEAAPELAEWLLPRVFPAMFETYGEYVRTQIRPFDPARVRSNIRAGLTDLAIGFASEETESPADEVLETSRHWLLIFPDSFGTRPEGALLAASDRVFVARGNTPQIALEALSAVPESAWTECGTFAAVRACVSAGLGAGLVPAIGVEAKEYGEMPLTNVAPVGVAIYRPRNLAGLSDPARTFLTAIRDVFAVTNPPVTTGEMVSTHAETNGELA